From Toxorhynchites rutilus septentrionalis strain SRP chromosome 2, ASM2978413v1, whole genome shotgun sequence, a single genomic window includes:
- the LOC129764337 gene encoding histone H3.3A-like, translating to MARTKQTARKSTGGKAPRKQLATKAARKSAPSTGGVKKPHRYRPGTVALREIRRYQKSTELLIRKLPFQRLVREIAQDFKTDLRFQSAAVAALQEASEAYLVGLFEDTNLCAIHAKRVTIMPKDIQLARRIRGERA from the coding sequence ATGGCTCGAACCAAGCAAACGGCTCGCAAATCGACGGGTGGAAAAGCTCCCCGAAAGCAGCTGGCCACCAAGGCTGCCCGTAAGAGCGCCCCATCCACCGGAGGAGTGAAGAAGCCTCATCGTTACCGGCCAGGAACAGTCGCGCTGCGTGAGATTCGTCGCTACCAGAAGTCCACCGAGCTTCTTATTCGCAAGCTGCCATTCCAGCGATTGGTACGTGAAATTGCTCAGGATTTCAAAACGGATCTCCGCTTCCAGAGTGCAGCTGTTGCCGCCTTGCAGGAAGCGAGCGAGGCGTACCTAGTGGGATTGTTTGAGGATACTAatctgtgtgctatccatgcgaAACGAGTTACCATTATGCCGaaagacatccagctggcccgacGAATCCGTGGAGAACGTGCGTAA